A stretch of the Duncaniella dubosii genome encodes the following:
- a CDS encoding DUF362 domain-containing protein: MAYVITDSCVACGTCQPVCPVDAISEGDIYHIDPDTCIECGSCAEVCPSEAIIPGE, translated from the coding sequence ATGGCTTACGTAATCACAGACTCTTGCGTGGCTTGTGGCACTTGCCAGCCCGTCTGCCCCGTTGACGCTATCTCTGAAGGCGATATCTACCACATCGATCCCGATACTTGCATCGAGTGCGGTTCTTGCGCAGAAGTTTGCCCCAGCGAGGCTATCATCCCCGGCGAATAA
- a CDS encoding IS4 family transposase gives MPKSSHFSGQPLYGQVIKLLDKSKILQFSREYGGERYTKRFNCWIHLVVMLYAVIMRFDSLREITASLLAETRKLSHIGITFKIGRSTLADANKRRPEAIFEAIYRDLYATYRHVLSSDSHSRKTPKWMKRLQIIDSTTITLFSNLLFKGVGRHPKTGKKKGGIKVHTVIHANEGVPSDIKFTSAATNDSFMLKPTTLSKGDIMAMDRAYIDYEKFQQLTERGVTYVTKMKKNLKYSILSDTMYQTPDGLMEVRIQQVEFVKQVKGGEVIRHKSRIITYVDVKKRKLISLLTNDMESDPEEIIAIYRQRWEIELLFKQMKQNFPLKYFYGESANAIKIQIWITLIANLLLMVMQKGLKRQWSFSGLATMVRITLMYYVDFNSLFNNPEKEWEIILSEASGAPPEPSLFD, from the coding sequence ATGCCCAAAAGTAGTCATTTTAGCGGACAGCCGCTCTATGGTCAGGTAATAAAACTGCTTGACAAGTCGAAAATTCTTCAGTTTAGCCGCGAATACGGAGGAGAGAGATATACCAAACGGTTTAACTGCTGGATTCATCTGGTGGTAATGCTCTATGCCGTGATAATGCGATTCGACTCATTGCGTGAGATAACAGCCAGTTTGCTTGCCGAGACGCGTAAACTGTCTCATATAGGTATTACTTTCAAAATCGGGCGCAGCACACTTGCGGATGCCAACAAGAGGCGCCCCGAAGCTATATTTGAGGCTATATATCGTGATCTATATGCCACTTACCGCCACGTTCTTTCCTCGGACAGCCACAGCCGCAAGACTCCAAAATGGATGAAACGACTGCAGATTATCGACTCCACGACTATTACTCTGTTCTCCAACCTGCTGTTCAAGGGAGTCGGACGCCATCCAAAGACCGGAAAAAAGAAAGGCGGAATCAAGGTTCATACCGTCATACATGCCAACGAAGGTGTGCCGTCGGATATAAAGTTCACATCAGCGGCTACAAACGACTCATTCATGCTCAAGCCAACAACATTGAGTAAAGGCGACATAATGGCAATGGACCGCGCATACATCGACTATGAGAAGTTCCAACAACTGACGGAGCGTGGCGTAACATACGTCACCAAGATGAAGAAGAACCTGAAATACAGCATATTGTCGGACACTATGTATCAGACTCCTGACGGACTGATGGAGGTCAGGATACAGCAAGTGGAGTTTGTAAAGCAGGTTAAAGGCGGAGAGGTCATTCGACATAAATCACGCATAATCACTTATGTGGATGTCAAGAAGCGCAAACTGATATCGCTGCTGACCAACGATATGGAGTCCGACCCGGAGGAAATCATCGCGATATACCGACAGAGATGGGAAATTGAGCTGCTGTTCAAGCAGATGAAACAAAACTTTCCACTTAAATACTTCTATGGCGAGAGCGCCAATGCCATCAAGATCCAGATCTGGATCACACTAATCGCCAATCTACTGCTGATGGTTATGCAGAAGGGGCTGAAACGCCAGTGGAGCTTCTCCGGGCTGGCAACAATGGTCAGAATTACCCTGATGTACTACGTTGACTTCAACAGCCTGTTTAACAACCCGGAAAAAGAGTGGGAAATCATCCTTTCCGAGGCCTCCGGAGCGCCTCCCGAACCGTCATTGTTTGACTGA
- the gdhA gene encoding NADP-specific glutamate dehydrogenase gives MDINTILNNLEAKHPGEKEYLQAVKEVLICVEDVYNQHPEFEKAKIIERMVEPDRIVTFRVTWVDDKGEVQNNIGYRVQFNNAIGPYKGGIRFHASVNLSILKFLGFEQTFKNALTTLPMGGAKGGSDFSPRGKSDAEIMRFCQAFILCLWKNLGPDRDVPAGDIGVGGREVGYMYGMYKKLVNECTGTFTGKGLDFGGSLIRPEATGFGALYFVQSMLAEKKDDIKGKTVAVSGFGNVAWGATLKATELGAKVVTISGPDGYIYDPDGISGDKIDYMLYLRATGEDIVAPYAEKYPNAQFFPGQKPWGQKVDIALPCATQNEVDGEDAKKLVANGVELVAEVSNMGCTPEAIDTFLASKTTYAPGKAVNAGGVATSGLEMSQNAEHLQWSAEEVDRRLHEIMKNIHTQCVKHGTEPDGYINYMKGANIAGFMKVANAMIGQGII, from the coding sequence ATGGATATTAACACCATTCTCAACAACCTGGAAGCCAAGCATCCGGGTGAAAAGGAGTATCTTCAGGCAGTCAAGGAAGTCCTCATCTGCGTAGAGGACGTCTACAACCAGCATCCTGAATTTGAAAAAGCAAAAATCATCGAGCGCATGGTCGAGCCTGACCGCATCGTCACATTCCGCGTGACTTGGGTCGACGACAAGGGCGAAGTGCAGAACAACATCGGCTACCGCGTGCAGTTCAACAACGCTATCGGCCCGTACAAAGGCGGCATCCGTTTCCACGCATCGGTCAACCTCTCGATTCTTAAATTCCTCGGCTTCGAGCAGACTTTCAAAAACGCACTCACCACTCTCCCGATGGGCGGAGCAAAGGGCGGCAGCGACTTCTCGCCACGCGGCAAGAGCGACGCTGAAATCATGCGTTTCTGTCAGGCATTCATCCTCTGCCTCTGGAAGAACCTCGGACCTGACCGCGACGTGCCCGCAGGCGACATAGGTGTAGGCGGACGTGAAGTAGGCTACATGTACGGCATGTACAAGAAGCTCGTCAACGAATGCACCGGCACATTCACCGGCAAGGGTCTTGACTTCGGCGGCTCGCTCATCCGCCCCGAAGCTACCGGTTTCGGCGCGCTCTACTTCGTGCAGAGCATGCTCGCAGAGAAAAAAGACGACATCAAGGGCAAGACAGTCGCTGTTTCCGGCTTCGGCAACGTGGCTTGGGGCGCTACCCTCAAGGCTACCGAACTCGGCGCGAAAGTGGTGACAATCTCCGGCCCTGACGGATATATCTACGACCCCGACGGAATCTCAGGCGACAAGATTGACTACATGCTCTATCTCCGCGCTACCGGCGAAGACATCGTAGCCCCCTACGCCGAGAAATATCCCAACGCCCAGTTCTTCCCCGGACAGAAGCCTTGGGGACAGAAAGTCGACATCGCCCTCCCCTGCGCGACACAGAACGAAGTCGACGGCGAAGACGCAAAGAAACTCGTTGCAAACGGTGTTGAACTCGTGGCCGAAGTTTCAAACATGGGCTGCACACCCGAAGCGATCGATACCTTCCTCGCATCGAAGACCACATACGCTCCCGGCAAGGCCGTGAATGCAGGCGGTGTGGCTACCTCAGGTCTCGAAATGAGCCAGAACGCCGAACACCTCCAGTGGAGCGCCGAAGAAGTTGACCGCCGCCTCCATGAAATCATGAAGAATATCCACACTCAGTGCGTGAAACACGGCACAGAGCCCGACGGATATATCAACTACATGAAGGGCGCAAACATCGCCGGCTTCATGAAGGTTGCCAACGCCATGATCGGTCAGGGCATCATCTGA
- a CDS encoding DUF3109 family protein — protein sequence MLQIQDTLVSLDLAEVFFCCDLEKCKGECCIEGDAGAPITEEERDEIDRLIPQFEDKLLPSAKERMAEEGTSYLDPDGDLVTQIVDGRNCIYTCYAPGGLCQCAIECAYNEGKTGAFRKPASCALYPVRLTKYPSFTAVNYHKWKICKPAEQLGRKLGVRLYQFLEGPLTAHFGKEWYDELKLACEAYLEEYGEDIRHQK from the coding sequence ATGTTACAGATACAGGATACATTGGTGTCGCTTGACCTCGCGGAAGTGTTTTTTTGCTGCGACCTTGAAAAGTGTAAGGGCGAATGCTGCATCGAGGGCGATGCGGGTGCGCCGATCACTGAGGAGGAACGCGATGAAATCGACCGTCTGATTCCGCAGTTTGAGGACAAGCTGCTTCCATCGGCCAAGGAGCGGATGGCGGAAGAGGGGACGAGCTATCTCGATCCCGACGGTGATCTGGTCACACAGATTGTCGACGGACGCAACTGTATCTATACCTGCTATGCTCCCGGAGGGCTGTGTCAGTGTGCCATAGAGTGTGCGTATAACGAGGGTAAGACCGGCGCGTTCCGCAAACCGGCCTCCTGTGCGCTCTATCCCGTGAGACTGACGAAATATCCTTCGTTTACGGCTGTCAACTATCACAAGTGGAAGATATGCAAGCCGGCCGAACAGCTTGGACGCAAGCTCGGGGTGAGGCTCTATCAGTTTCTCGAAGGGCCGTTGACCGCACATTTCGGCAAGGAGTGGTATGATGAGCTTAAACTCGCCTGCGAAGCCTATCTGGAAGAATACGGAGAGGATATCAGGCATCAGAAATGA
- a CDS encoding type IX secretion system plug protein: MAFSRCLAALCLLWLFVAGRAEVTDTSQAIFDPAFRSLKVTLDANEFAPPVITLGDPLSRLTVSFDELGDERRFMRYELIHCDAFWQPEGLVASEFLDGFNEGEVEDYEFSRATLVHYVHYSITIPNREIRITETGNYLLRVYDESNPDETLLQARFGVSDFSAGVYAGVTSLTDIDTNRNHQQLGLTVDLQHAAGIDDPFNDLRIVVSQNGRADNEVVLTAPQRVLGDRVIYEHLRPLIFKAGNEYRRFETVSTSYPGMGVENISADTPIYNMWLYTDSPRGAIPYSYDSTQHGRFFVRESSSSRSDTEADYVMVHFGLEMPEIAGADVFLDGDFVQRRFDPVSRMVYNRATGRYENSMMLKQGAYNYQYLTVPSGSLQGETAPVEGDFYQTVNEYTVRVYYRPRGGRFDRLIGVGMIVSGN; encoded by the coding sequence ATGGCTTTTAGTCGCTGTCTGGCCGCGTTGTGTCTGCTCTGGCTTTTTGTTGCCGGCAGAGCAGAGGTGACTGACACGTCGCAGGCCATATTCGACCCGGCTTTCCGTTCGCTGAAGGTGACGCTTGACGCCAATGAGTTCGCTCCCCCGGTGATTACACTCGGTGACCCGCTGAGCCGGCTGACGGTGAGTTTCGATGAGCTTGGCGACGAACGGCGGTTCATGCGCTACGAACTGATCCACTGCGATGCGTTCTGGCAGCCGGAAGGACTGGTGGCTTCGGAGTTTCTCGACGGCTTCAACGAAGGTGAGGTTGAGGACTATGAGTTCTCGCGGGCGACACTCGTCCACTACGTGCACTATTCCATTACAATTCCCAACCGCGAGATACGCATCACCGAGACCGGCAACTATCTGCTGCGCGTATACGACGAAAGCAATCCTGACGAAACTTTGCTTCAGGCCCGCTTCGGGGTGTCGGACTTTTCGGCAGGGGTCTATGCTGGGGTGACATCGCTGACCGACATAGACACAAACCGGAATCATCAGCAACTCGGGCTGACCGTGGATCTGCAACATGCCGCAGGGATTGACGATCCGTTCAACGACCTCCGGATTGTTGTCAGTCAGAACGGTCGAGCCGATAATGAGGTGGTGCTGACCGCTCCGCAGCGTGTGCTCGGCGACAGGGTGATCTACGAGCATCTGCGTCCCCTGATTTTCAAGGCTGGAAACGAGTATCGCCGTTTCGAGACGGTCTCAACATCATATCCGGGCATGGGCGTGGAGAATATCAGCGCCGATACGCCTATATATAATATGTGGCTTTACACGGACAGTCCGCGTGGCGCGATTCCGTATAGCTACGACAGCACCCAGCACGGACGTTTTTTTGTCCGCGAGTCATCGTCGTCGCGTTCAGACACTGAAGCGGACTATGTGATGGTCCACTTCGGACTTGAGATGCCGGAAATCGCCGGGGCTGACGTGTTTCTCGACGGTGATTTTGTCCAGCGGCGGTTCGACCCTGTGTCGCGCATGGTCTACAACCGGGCGACGGGACGCTATGAAAATTCGATGATGCTGAAACAGGGGGCATACAACTATCAGTATCTCACCGTCCCGTCGGGGAGTCTGCAAGGCGAGACCGCCCCTGTCGAGGGTGACTTTTATCAGACTGTCAACGAATACACGGTCAGGGTCTATTACCGTCCGCGCGGAGGCCGTTTCGACCGGCTGATCGGCGTGGGCATGATTGTGTCGGGAAATTGA
- a CDS encoding C-GCAxxG-C-C family protein, translating to MKYTLEQRKELARRLRGEGRNCCQCVAMAFDDMTDVDAEVLARISSGFGSGIGGKGEVCGVMTGAAMVCGLVYDKLERPALYAKVRQPLDMFEELNGSYVCQELKRPGRKPCIDLITDGVEMLHRQFEADGF from the coding sequence ATGAAATATACATTGGAACAACGAAAGGAACTTGCGCGCCGTCTGCGCGGCGAAGGCCGTAACTGCTGTCAGTGTGTCGCGATGGCTTTCGACGATATGACCGACGTGGATGCCGAAGTGCTCGCCCGCATTTCGTCGGGATTCGGAAGCGGAATCGGCGGCAAGGGCGAGGTATGCGGTGTGATGACTGGTGCGGCAATGGTGTGCGGACTCGTCTACGACAAGCTTGAGCGTCCGGCGCTCTACGCCAAGGTGAGGCAGCCGCTCGACATGTTTGAGGAGCTTAACGGATCTTATGTCTGTCAGGAGCTGAAACGTCCCGGACGCAAGCCCTGCATCGATCTGATAACTGACGGAGTCGAGATGCTCCACCGGCAGTTTGAGGCCGATGGCTTTTAG
- the ung gene encoding uracil-DNA glycosylase, which produces MDVRIDSSWKKALADEWDKDYFRHLTAFVRDRYARQTVFPPAGKIFAAFDSCPFDEVKVVILGQDPYPGYGQANGLSFSVNPGVDLPRSLRNIYKELEDDLGCRAPLSGDLSCWARQGVLLLNATLTVDAGAPASHQNQGWETFTDAAIRKLASERDNLVFILWGAYAQRKGEFIDRSRHCVITSPHPSPLSASRGFFGSKPFSRANAYLVSKGITPVDWCCVDGCQNL; this is translated from the coding sequence ATGGACGTTAGAATTGACTCTTCGTGGAAAAAAGCGCTCGCCGACGAGTGGGATAAGGACTACTTCCGTCATCTGACCGCCTTTGTGCGTGACCGCTATGCTCGTCAGACGGTTTTCCCGCCGGCCGGCAAGATTTTCGCAGCCTTCGACTCTTGTCCTTTTGACGAGGTGAAGGTGGTGATTCTCGGTCAAGACCCTTATCCGGGCTATGGTCAGGCCAACGGATTGAGTTTTTCGGTCAATCCGGGTGTCGATCTGCCGCGTTCGTTGCGCAACATCTACAAGGAGCTTGAAGATGACCTCGGCTGTCGGGCTCCGCTGTCGGGCGATCTGAGCTGCTGGGCGCGTCAGGGCGTGTTGCTCCTGAACGCGACTCTTACGGTCGACGCGGGCGCGCCGGCCTCGCATCAGAATCAGGGATGGGAGACATTCACCGACGCTGCGATCCGCAAGCTTGCCTCGGAGCGCGACAATCTTGTGTTTATCCTCTGGGGGGCATACGCGCAGCGCAAGGGTGAGTTCATCGACCGCTCGCGCCACTGTGTCATAACGTCGCCGCATCCGTCGCCGCTCAGCGCCTCGCGTGGATTTTTCGGAAGCAAGCCTTTCTCAAGGGCCAATGCCTATCTCGTGTCGAAAGGAATCACCCCGGTTGACTGGTGTTGTGTTGACGGATGTCAGAACTTATAA
- a CDS encoding TrpB-like pyridoxal phosphate-dependent enzyme codes for MSEKRKRYFLDEEEIPRAWYNIQADMPVKPLPPLNPQTREPMKAEDLYPIFARECCDQELNTTDRWIQIPEEVRDMYKYYRSTPLVRAYGLEKALGTSAHIYFKNESVSPMGSHKLNSAIPQAYYCKKEGVKNVTTETGAGQWGASLSYAASLFGLDAAVYQVKISYEQKPYRRSIMQTYGAQVTPSPSMSTRAGKDILTVNPNYQGSLGTAISEAVELARTTPDCKYALGSVLSHVTLHQTVIGLEAEKQMEMAGEYPDMVIACFGGGSNFGGISFPFMRHKIAGEEGKSHTRFIAAEPSSCPKLTKGKFCYDFGDEAGYTPLLPMYSLGHKFSPANIHAGGLRYHGAGVIVSQLLKDGLMEAVDIEQLESFEAGCLFARAEGIIPAPESCHAIAATIREVKKLKPGEKKVILFNLSGHGLVDMASYDKYLSGDLVNYSVTDEEIDANFAKSDTVEA; via the coding sequence ATGTCAGAAAAAAGAAAAAGATACTTCCTTGACGAGGAAGAAATCCCCCGCGCATGGTACAACATTCAGGCTGACATGCCTGTCAAACCCCTCCCGCCGCTCAACCCGCAGACCCGCGAACCGATGAAGGCCGAAGACCTCTATCCGATTTTTGCCCGCGAATGCTGCGATCAGGAACTCAACACCACCGACCGCTGGATTCAGATACCGGAGGAGGTTAGGGATATGTACAAATATTACCGCTCTACTCCGCTTGTCCGTGCCTATGGACTTGAAAAGGCACTCGGCACATCGGCACACATATATTTCAAGAACGAGAGTGTATCGCCGATGGGCTCCCACAAGCTCAATTCAGCCATCCCGCAAGCCTACTACTGCAAGAAGGAAGGTGTCAAAAACGTCACCACAGAGACAGGTGCCGGACAGTGGGGCGCGTCGCTCTCCTATGCGGCATCGCTCTTCGGACTCGACGCGGCGGTCTATCAGGTAAAAATTTCATACGAACAGAAGCCATACCGCCGCAGCATCATGCAGACCTACGGCGCACAGGTGACACCGTCGCCCTCAATGTCAACCCGCGCCGGAAAAGACATTCTCACCGTCAACCCAAACTATCAGGGCTCGCTCGGAACAGCCATATCAGAGGCTGTCGAGCTTGCCCGCACCACACCCGACTGCAAATATGCGCTCGGATCCGTGCTAAGCCATGTGACACTCCACCAGACCGTAATTGGTCTCGAAGCTGAAAAACAGATGGAGATGGCCGGAGAATATCCCGACATGGTAATCGCATGTTTCGGCGGAGGCTCGAACTTCGGAGGCATCTCCTTCCCCTTCATGCGCCACAAGATTGCCGGAGAGGAAGGCAAAAGCCACACCCGCTTCATAGCAGCCGAACCGTCATCGTGCCCCAAGCTGACAAAGGGCAAATTCTGCTACGACTTCGGCGACGAGGCCGGCTACACTCCGCTGCTGCCCATGTATTCGCTCGGCCACAAATTCTCACCCGCCAACATCCATGCAGGCGGTCTCCGCTATCATGGCGCAGGCGTTATTGTCAGCCAGCTGCTGAAAGACGGCCTTATGGAAGCGGTTGACATCGAACAGCTCGAATCGTTTGAAGCAGGCTGTCTGTTCGCACGTGCCGAAGGCATCATACCCGCACCGGAATCATGCCATGCGATCGCAGCCACCATCCGTGAAGTCAAGAAACTCAAGCCGGGCGAAAAAAAGGTGATACTTTTCAACCTTTCGGGCCACGGACTCGTCGACATGGCCTCGTATGACAAATATCTCTCCGGCGACCTTGTGAACTATTCGGTCACCGACGAGGAAATCGACGCCAACTTTGCCAAGTCTGACACAGTTGAAGCCTGA
- the fmt gene encoding methionyl-tRNA formyltransferase, translated as MTKEDLRIVFLGTPDFAVESLRRIVDGGYNVAGVVTMPDKPAGRGHKMYHSPVKEFAEARGLHLMQPVKLKDPEFVDELRSLNADLFIVIAFRMLPEVVWTMPRLGTFNLHASLLPRYRGAAPINWAVINGDTETGVTTFFLKHEIDTGDIIAQERVEILPTDNVGDVHDRLMMLGADLTIKTIDDIIAGTLTTTPQDRLLGETEATPAPKIFKETCKIDWTAPAETIHNLVRGLSPYPAAWATLVDGDTELGAVKIFETRVTDTPSATPGEIIIEGDSLTAGCGDGRRIEILSLQAPGKRRMPVADFLRGSRLANPKFI; from the coding sequence ATGACCAAAGAAGACCTCAGAATCGTATTTCTCGGCACTCCTGATTTTGCAGTCGAAAGCCTCCGGCGCATCGTCGACGGCGGATACAACGTCGCAGGCGTGGTGACAATGCCTGACAAACCGGCGGGACGCGGACACAAAATGTATCATTCGCCCGTCAAGGAGTTTGCAGAAGCCCGCGGACTCCATCTCATGCAGCCGGTCAAGCTTAAAGACCCCGAGTTTGTCGATGAACTACGTTCGCTCAACGCCGACCTGTTTATCGTCATCGCCTTCCGCATGCTTCCTGAAGTGGTATGGACTATGCCGCGCCTCGGCACATTCAATCTCCACGCTTCGCTGCTCCCGCGCTACCGTGGCGCAGCCCCGATCAACTGGGCTGTCATCAACGGAGACACGGAGACCGGGGTCACGACTTTCTTCCTCAAGCATGAAATAGACACCGGCGACATCATCGCACAGGAACGTGTCGAAATCCTTCCGACCGACAATGTGGGCGATGTGCACGACCGCCTCATGATGCTCGGCGCAGACCTTACCATCAAGACCATCGACGACATCATTGCCGGGACACTCACCACAACCCCACAGGACAGACTTCTCGGCGAAACGGAAGCCACTCCTGCACCGAAGATTTTCAAGGAGACATGCAAAATCGACTGGACAGCCCCGGCCGAGACCATCCATAACCTCGTGCGCGGACTGTCGCCCTACCCCGCCGCATGGGCGACATTGGTCGACGGTGACACTGAACTTGGAGCAGTCAAGATTTTCGAGACACGCGTCACCGACACCCCGTCGGCCACTCCGGGAGAAATAATCATCGAAGGCGACAGCCTGACCGCCGGATGCGGCGACGGACGCCGTATCGAAATCCTGAGCCTCCAAGCGCCGGGAAAACGCCGCATGCCTGTGGCCGACTTCCTCCGCGGCTCGCGCCTCGCCAACCCTAAATTCATCTAA
- a CDS encoding CvpA family protein has protein sequence MAAIDIILLLIFILTAWLGFRKGIITQIGSVAAIIVAIIACRMFGATVEDILFGQRPEWDSGFSKYAVSIISNAVIYMVAYYAVILVSRLLHTLTHVVLLAPLDHIAGAAFSVAKYGLLVSLLLNLYIVVFPQTSLLAQSRLADGKAVEAVIGFAPWVLDAINPVNDRQDDGKLPENNDKETDSQRIPDTKTVSQVVYCE, from the coding sequence ATGGCAGCTATCGACATAATCCTACTTCTAATCTTCATTCTGACAGCGTGGCTCGGTTTCCGTAAAGGCATCATCACGCAGATCGGATCAGTCGCAGCCATAATCGTCGCCATCATAGCCTGCCGCATGTTCGGCGCGACTGTCGAGGACATTCTCTTCGGCCAGAGACCCGAGTGGGATTCCGGATTTTCAAAATACGCAGTCTCGATAATCTCCAACGCGGTTATCTACATGGTGGCCTACTATGCGGTCATCCTTGTCTCACGGCTGCTCCACACACTGACTCACGTGGTGCTGCTTGCTCCGCTCGACCATATCGCTGGGGCGGCTTTCTCGGTCGCGAAATACGGACTGCTCGTCAGTCTGCTGCTCAATCTCTACATCGTAGTCTTTCCGCAGACATCGTTGCTCGCACAATCGCGGCTGGCAGACGGAAAGGCCGTGGAAGCCGTCATCGGCTTTGCCCCGTGGGTGCTCGACGCAATCAATCCTGTCAATGACAGGCAGGATGACGGAAAGCTCCCTGAAAATAATGACAAGGAGACGGACTCCCAACGGATTCCCGACACAAAAACGGTCTCCCAAGTTGTATATTGCGAATAA
- the sufB gene encoding Fe-S cluster assembly protein SufB, whose product METKDKNNANESEKLIKSATSDEYKYGFTSDIDTDIIPVGLNEEVVRLISAKKGEPEWLLDFRLKAFRYWETLKMPDWAHLNIPPIDYQAISYYAEPRSKARGPESLDEVDPQLLDTFNRLGIPLQEQKALAGMAVDAVMDSVSVKTTHREKLAEKGIIFCSISEAVKDYPDLVKKYLGSVVSYRDNFFAALNSAVFSDGSFVYIPKGVRCPMELSTYFRINAAGTGQFERTLIVADDDAYVSYLEGCTAPMRDENQLHAAIVEIVVEDRAEVKYSTVQNWYAGDAEGRGGIYNFVTKRGLCRGDHSKLSWTQVETGSAITWKYPSCVLKGDYSRGEFYSVAVTKNYQQADTGTKMIHIGKNSTSTIVSKGISAGHSQNSYRGLVKVAKDADGCRNYTQCDSLLMGSKCGAHTFPYIDVLNDTAIVEHEATTSKISEDQLFYCNQRGIPTEEAIALIVNGYAKEVMNKLPMEFAVEAQNLLQITLEGSVG is encoded by the coding sequence ATGGAAACAAAAGATAAGAATAACGCCAACGAGAGCGAGAAGCTCATCAAAAGCGCGACATCTGATGAATATAAATACGGGTTCACTTCCGACATCGACACCGACATCATTCCCGTCGGACTCAACGAGGAAGTTGTCCGTCTCATATCGGCAAAAAAAGGTGAGCCGGAATGGCTTCTCGACTTCCGTCTGAAAGCGTTCCGCTATTGGGAGACCCTGAAGATGCCTGACTGGGCACACCTCAACATCCCGCCCATCGACTATCAGGCTATCAGCTACTATGCCGAACCGCGCTCAAAGGCCAGAGGGCCTGAAAGCCTCGATGAAGTAGACCCGCAGCTGCTCGACACCTTCAACCGCCTCGGCATACCGCTGCAGGAACAGAAGGCTCTCGCAGGTATGGCCGTCGATGCCGTGATGGACTCGGTGAGCGTCAAGACCACCCACCGCGAGAAACTCGCGGAGAAGGGCATTATATTCTGCTCTATTTCCGAAGCGGTCAAGGACTATCCCGACCTCGTAAAAAAATATCTCGGTTCAGTGGTCAGCTACCGCGACAACTTTTTCGCTGCCCTCAACTCGGCCGTGTTCTCCGACGGATCGTTTGTCTACATTCCCAAAGGAGTACGCTGCCCGATGGAGCTTTCGACCTATTTCCGCATCAACGCGGCTGGAACAGGCCAGTTTGAACGCACCCTGATTGTGGCCGACGACGATGCCTACGTGAGCTACCTCGAAGGCTGCACCGCACCGATGCGCGACGAAAACCAGCTCCATGCCGCTATCGTCGAAATCGTGGTGGAAGACCGTGCGGAAGTGAAATACTCAACCGTACAGAACTGGTATGCAGGCGATGCAGAAGGTCGCGGAGGTATCTACAACTTTGTGACCAAACGCGGACTCTGCCGTGGCGACCACTCGAAACTTTCGTGGACTCAGGTAGAGACAGGTTCGGCAATCACATGGAAATATCCCTCGTGTGTGCTCAAAGGCGATTACTCACGCGGCGAATTTTACTCCGTGGCAGTCACAAAGAACTATCAGCAGGCCGACACCGGCACAAAAATGATACATATCGGCAAAAATTCCACCTCGACCATCGTTTCGAAGGGTATCTCAGCAGGTCATTCACAGAACTCCTACAGAGGTCTGGTCAAAGTGGCCAAGGATGCCGACGGATGCCGAAACTACACTCAATGCGACTCACTGCTGATGGGCAGCAAATGTGGCGCGCACACCTTCCCCTACATCGACGTGCTCAACGACACAGCCATTGTCGAACACGAGGCCACGACTTCAAAAATATCAGAAGACCAGCTCTTCTACTGCAATCAGCGAGGAATACCGACCGAGGAAGCTATAGCGCTTATTGTCAACGGCTATGCGAAGGAAGTAATGAACAAACTTCCGATGGAGTTTGCAGTCGAGGCACAGAACCTGCTCCAGATAACACTTGAAGGCTCTGTCGGATGA